A segment of the Leptotrichia massiliensis genome:
TATTCAAATGACACTATTTCAAGATTAAACGGTTTCAAGGACTATTGCAGTGAACATAATATTTTCAATCAAATATGCTACAATACTGGAACAAGGGAAGAATTTGAAATGGAAGTAGATAATTTTATAAAAAAATTTATTATAACTAAAAAAATTGACGGTATTTTTTTTTCAACAGATGCACATGCTTTCTATATTTTAGAAAAACTGGAAGATTTGAATATTTCTGTGCCTGAAGATATCCAAATAATAGGCTTTGATGGAGCAAAATCTTCAAAAAGAGAAAAAAATTATTTATCTACAATTAGGCAAAATATTGAAGAAATTGCTATACAATCTGTTAAAATATTAGTTGACACAATAGAAAATAAGGAAAATATAGAAAATAAAATAAACATAAAAATTCCTGTAACATTTTTATCTGGAAAAACAACTAAACCTATAAAGGATTTATAAATAAAGAATAAATATGTGAAAAATATCTAAACTTAAATTAAAATACTTTCTAAATCTTGTTTTTAAAATATTTTAAGGTATAATGTAGTAAAAGTAATCTAAAATAAAAAATTTAGGAGGTTTTATTATGAAAAAATTATTTTTTTCAATTTTTTTAATGTTTTGTCTAAACATTTTTTCCAATGTAAATTACAATGTTTTTGTAATTATGGATAACAACGCAACTAGAAATGTGGAAAATATTTCAAAAGGGCTTAAAGAGGCAGGAATTGAAAGCCTTTATTCCAAAGGATATGCAGTTCATCTAACTCTTTACCTTACAGAATATAAGCCTGAAGCACTAAAAACAATAAAAGATACTGTCAATAAGATTGCAAATCAGACAAAATCCTTTGATATAGAATTTTACAGATTAAGAAAAACTGGCGGAAACTGGTTTATGCTTGATGCTCAAAATAATGAAACTATACAACAGCTTGCAGATGAAATCACAGTCAGCTTAAACAAATCTCGCGCAAAGGACGCACAAGTTCCTGACTGGGCAAAATCTATTCCTGAAAAAGTAAAATCCTTTAATTTGTACGGCTCTCCAAATGTATTTACAAATTTTGATCCGCACATAACTTTACTTACTCCAGAAGATTCAGCAAAAATAGATGCATTTACTTCAAAGTATGATTTTAAACCTTTCAAATCTAAAGTTATTGGTATCGGAATCGCTCAAGTTGACGATTTAGGGCAAGCAAAAAATATAATTTATTCGGTAAAATTTAAAAAATAAAAAAGGAAAAAATTATATGAAAAAACTTGAAAATTATGAACAAATACTTAATAAAATAAAAGAAGAAAAATATTTTTTATTATACGTTTCAATGAATAATTGCAGCGTCTGTCACTCTGATATGCCAAAAGTTGAGAAAATTGTTAATGAGAAAAATTTTACCGCTTATCATATCGAAGCATCTGAAATTCCTAAAGCTGTTGGGCAATTAAGTCTATTTTCAGTCCCAGTAGTTATTCTATTTTATGAAGGCAGAGAGATACACAGACAAGCTAAAATTATTGATTTTGACGAATTAAATTATAGAATTGAACAAATAAGTGAAAATAAATAAACACCAAAAGGGAACTGATTCTAAGTAAAGCTAGAACCAATTCCCTTAATTTTATTTACCCAGCAATTTTAATCCATAAGACTTAAAAATTTCTTCAGCTTTTTCAACTAATTCTCTCGTTGGTGTCGGTGTATCTTTTAATTTATATTCTTTTCCAACCTTTTCCCATTTATACTGCCCCATTTGGTGAAATGGTAAAACATCCACTCTTTCCACATTCGTTAACTGAGAAGTAAACTTTGCCCACTCATGCAAATCATTTTCATCGTCAGAATACCCTGGAACTAGTACATATCTTAACCAAGTCGGCTTATTAATTTCATTCAAATACTTTGCAAATTTTAATGTATTGTCAAGTTCTACTGAGGTTAATATTTTATATTTTTCAGGATTTATATGCTTAATATCAAGCAGAACCATATCAACAAGCTCAAGCACCTGTTTCGCCTTATCAGAAAAAATATATCCAGATGTATCAAGTGCCGTTTGAATACCATTTTCACGACAAAGCTTAAACAGCTCCATCAAAAATTCAGGCTGCATCAAAGGCTCACCCCCAGAAACTGTAACTCCTCCAGTCTTTATGAATCCTTTTACTTTCAGAATCTCCTTCATGACTTCCTGTGCAGTCATCACCATCTTTTTATCTTTAATTTCCCAAGTATCAACATTATGGCAATACAGACATCTAAGCGGACACCCCTGTAAAAATAACACAAATCTAATTCCTGGTCCATCTTTAGTCCCAAATGATTCAAACGAATGTATATACCCTTTCACTTCCATATTAATTTCTCTCTTTCTTTTTTTATTCAATAAATTATTCGATAACTTAAATTTTATTTTATACTATTTCCTAGTGGAATTTAATACTATATTATTTTCATTTTTTTAAACATAGTCTAGTATAAACTAATCTGTCGGAGCATTTTTCTGTGCTGACAAAACTGTTTGAGCATAGCGAGTTTTTTGTCAGTACAGAGAAATGTCGTAGACTAGCCATAGGTTGTAGGATTTGCGGCAATGAGCAATCCTACGAAAATAAAAATGAAAAAACATAGTAATATGAAAAAATATTTATTAATCAAAATATCTAAAAAATAATAAAAAATAATTTAGTTAAATGCTTATGAATTGACTATCAAACAACCCTATTATAAAAATTTATTCCCATTTTTAAATGGAGTTTAATATAAATTATCATACAATAGAAAAGAATGCCGCATAACTCATATTTTATGAAACTATGCGACATTGCTCATATTAGTTGAAAATTACCAGTTAATTTTCAGATTTTTATCAATTTTCAATTACATTTTACTTGAGATTGTTCTGTTAATTACATCTAATTGTTGTTCTTTAGTCAATTTAACAAAGTTTACTGCATATCCAGAAACTCTGATTGTTAATTGAGGATAATTTTCAGGATGTTCCATTGCATCTTCCAGCAATTCTCTTCCAAATACGTTTACATTCAAGTGATGTCCTGTTTGATTGAAGTATCCATCCATTAATCCAACTAGGTTAGTTTGTTTTTCATTTGAATTTTTACCTAATGTTTCTGGTGTAATTGCAAATGTGTAAGAAATTCCATCGTTTGCATCTTCAAACGGAATTTTAGCTACTGAGGCAAGTGAAGCAACAGCTCCTCTTGTATCTCTTCCGTGCATAGGGTTTGCTCCTGGCCCAAATGGTGCTCCAGCTCTTCTTCCATCAGGAGTATTTCCTGTTTTCTTACCATATACTACGTTTGAAGTAATTGTTAACACAGATTGTGTTGGAGTTGCATCTCTGTACATTTTATGAGTTCTTAATTTGTTCATAAATCTTCTTGTAATGTCTACTGCAAACTGATCTGTCGCATCGTCATTATTTCCGAATGGAACATAGTCTTTTTCATTGATATAGTCAACTGCGTCCCCTTCTTCATCTCTTACAACTTTTACTTTACCATATTTGATAGCTGCCAATGAATCTGCAATGATTGATAACCCTGCAATTCCAAATGCTTCTGTTCTTCTGATATGAACATCATGCAATGCCATTTCTAATGCTTCATAAGAATATTTATCATGCATATAGTGAATAATATTCAATGATTTAACATAAGTTGAAGCTAACCAGTCTAATACTTTATCAAGTTTTTCCCATACTTCATCAAATTCAAGATATTCGCTCTTAATTGGCTCAAATTGCCCTTCTGGAGTTACTTGTATTTTTAATTTTTCATCTTTTCCACCATTAATTGCATACAATAATGCTTTTGGCAAGTTTACTCTCGCTCCAAAGAATTGCATTTGGTGTCCAATAGTCATTGGAGATACGCAACAAGCGATTCCATAGTCATTACCAAATTGTGGTCTCATAATATCGTCATTTTCATATTGTACTGATGATGTATCAATTGATACTTTAGCACAGAATTTTTTCCAAGTTTCAGGTAATTGTTCACTCCATAAAACTGTTAAGTTTGGTTCAGGCGAAGTTCCCATGTTGTACAATGTATGTAAAATTCTGAATGAGTTTTTAGTAACTAATGATCTTCCGTCTTCTCCAATACCACCGATTGATTCAGTTACCCAAACTGGATCTCCTGAGAATAATGCATCATATTCAGGTGTTCTTAAGAATCTGATTATTCTTAATTTCATAACAAAGTGATCCATAATTTCTTGAGCTTCTTTTTCAGTCAAAGTTCCTTCTTGCAAATCTCTTTCCAAGAAAATATCTAAGAATGTAGAAGTTCTTCCGATACTCATTGCAGCTCCATTTTGATCTTTTGTAGCAGCTAAGTATGCAAAATATAACCATTGTACTGCTTCCTTACCATTAGTTGCAGGTTGTGAAATGTCAAATCCATAAGCTTCAGCCATTCTTTTTAGTGCATGTAATGCTTTAATTTGTTCAAAAATTTCTTCTCTAAGTCTTATTACATCTTCTGTCATTTCAGCTGGATCCATATTTTTCAATTGATTTTGTCTATCAGCAATTAGTCTGTCCACTCCATAAAGTACAACTCTTCTATAATCTCCAATAATTCTTCCACGTCCGTAAGCATCTGGAAGTCCAGTTATAATTCCTGTTTTTCTTGCTTTTCTGATTTGATCAGTATATGCTGAGAAAACTCCATCATTATGAGTTTTTCTATATTTAGTAAAAATTTCTTCAGTTTGGGGATCTAGTTCATATCCAAATGCTTCCAAACTGTTTTTTACCATTCTCAATCCACCATTTGGGAAAATTGCTCTTTTTAAAGGAGCGTCAGTTTGCAATCCTACGATTTGTTCCAAATCCTTATTGATGTATCCTGCTCCATAAGCGTCAATTTGTGAAGGTATTTTAGTTTCTGCATCATAAATACCTTTTTCCCTTTCTACCTTGAATTTTTCTGAAAGACTTTTCCACAATTCAGTAGTAGCTTCTGTTGGTCCTTCCAAAAAGCTGTCGTCTCCCAAGTACTCAGTGTAATTCAATCTGATAAATTCTGTAACATCAATGTTGTCTTTCCAGTTTCCTTCTTTAAATCCTCTCCATGCGTTCATTATTTAACAACACATCCTTTCAATTTTTTTATTTATTTGCTTTGTTTTGTAATCATTATAATATTGTTCTCACTCTATGTCTTATTATACCTCAAAAAATTTTTAAAAGCAAATATATTTTATAAAATTTTTTAATATTTTTTTTCTAACAAAAATCTATAAAACTTCTGTTCTATAGTGAAAAAAATAACTTGTTATTTTTAGAAGGTTTATTACTATTTTTTATTCTTTTTTTTCAAATGCACCCAATTATTTTAATTTTATTTTTAATTTTTAATCTTTTTAGGAAATATTTTTCTTTCTTTTTTAAATTCTAGATGTTGTAACATCATTGTTCTCAAATATATCATTTGTTTTAGAAAATGAATCCGATTTTTCAGTGCTCCTTTTTCTTTTTCTATTTCAAAATGATAAATTGGTATATCTGAAAAATTTTTTATTGTATTCACAAATTTTGAACTCGAAATTAAGAGAATTTGTTCATAATCATTGCTGATTTTAGAAATTATTTTTTTAAATGATACTAAATGTTCTACTTTTACTATATTTATAAAATTAAAAAGTTTTTTTATTTTATTATATGTTCTTAAAATTTCTTTTTCTTCCAAGTCTATTAATACTAATGTTGAGATTTTAGGAATTTTGTCAGACTGAATATACTGTTTTATTATTTGTTTATTCAATAAATTTTCATTTTCAAAATGTACTGATGATTCTGCAATGTTATAAATTTTTATTTTATCTTGATTATTTATTTTTTCAATATTTTTATTTTCAAAATTTATATTTTTTATTTTTACAGTTTCATCAAATGACAATTCACCATTAATTTCATACATCACTTTTTTATAATTTTCTCTTTTTTTATGTAACTTTTTATAAAACATTGTTGCAAATTTTAGATTCATTTCTATTTTTTCTTTTTTAAAAATTTTATTTAGTATAAAAAAATATTCTTCATTTTCCTTATTTCTTTTTATATTGAATCTACTTTTTAGATTATCATTTTTTATATTAGAAATTAAATATGTTAACATACTGTATTTTTCATCTGTTGAAATTATATTGGTATATGTTTCTATGTATGAAAAAAGTACTTTTTTGATGTACTTGATATTTTTAAGACCCAAAATGTCATTAAGTAATTTAAAATAAAAATTTTCTTGATACGTACTTTTTCCAAGATAAATTTTTTCTAATCTTTTAGATAAAATTTCCTTCAAATAACCTTCACCTATTTCTTTTATATTATAATTTTTTTCTTTAAATAATTTTTCAATACTTTCGCATTTCATATATTCTGAATATTTGATATTAAAATTTTTTAATATCTGCTTCAAATCATTTTGTATATTTTTTGTATTTTCCTGTGTTCGATTTATTTGTTTATTAAATTGATAAATATTTAATTTTTCTTTTTTAAATAATACAATAATTGAAATAAGTTCCCTTCTAAACAACATTTTCATGTTTATGTTTCTATCTTCTATTTTAAATATTTTTTCATCATATTTTCCAAAATAATATAAATAGTGTTTAGTTTTGTGTATTATTCCATTATTGTTGTTTCTTAAAAAATCATTTATATTTTCAATAGTATAATCCAATCTTTTAAATCCATATTTTTCTTCCAAATACTTTCTACTTGCAATTTTAAAATTTAAAACTTCTTTTAACAAATCACTCTCATTAAAGTCAATTTCCACTGCCTACTTTCACCCCATAATTCTTAACTTTGTAGCAATAATAATAACTACAAACATTTCCATAATAACAATTATGAGTTCATTTTTTTAGACGACATTTTTTGTTTTTTTACTTTTCAAAAGTAACCCGTAAACATTGACTTTTATTAATTTCATATATATTAATTTAAAATTAAATGAATTTAAAATATATTATGAAATATTATCTATAAACCCCTATTATTTAAAGAAAAATAGATACTAATAAATTTCAAAATGTTCAATTATTTTTGTATCTTATAATATTTCAAAATAAAAAAAGAGAAAACTGTTATCGTTCTCTCTTTAAAAAATATTTATTTTTCAAATAACTTCTGAATTTCAGATTTTTTATGTTCCAGCCGATCTTCCAGTTCATTCATCCACACGAGTGGATCTTTGGGATTTACAAGTCTTTTTATATTATCTCGATTTTTTTCTTTGTCAAACCAGATAAGTTTTGTAATCGCTCCCGCCCCAATTCCAATAATCGTCTTATTTTCCTCAATCATTTCGATGTTGTAAATTGATTCACTTCCATTTAAAGAATAACCTAGATTTTCTCCCCATTGAAAGCTATTTTTCTGACGATACATATAATATGGAAAAAGCCCTTTATTTTGAGTTATATTTTCAATTTTCTCGTAAATTTTTTCATAATTCAGTATGTCTTCATGAGCATAATTTTCTTTGTTAAGACGGCTGGAATTTTTTATTGCCAAATTGTGAATTGTCAGATTTTCCATATCGTATTTGGAAATTTCTTCCATTGTGTACAAAATATCTTCTGTAGTTTCACGTGGCAAGCCTAAAATCAAGTCCATATTTATTTCCAATCCAAAATTTTTAGCAAATTTGTAAACATTATCAAATTGCTCCCTATCGTGATAACGATTTACAAGTTTTAAAGTTTTTTCATTAAAAGACTGCGGATTTATACTAATTTTATTTATTCCATAGCTTTTGATAATAGCTAATTTTTCTTCATCCAGCGTATCAATTCTTCCAGCTTCAAATGTAAATTCCTTTAAATAATCTAAATTATAGTTTTCTTTTACTGTTTTTAGCAATTTGTCAATTTCTTTCGCCGTTAAAATTGAAGGCGTTCCTCCACCAATATAAATCGTATTAATTTTTAAGCCTAATTCCTGTGTTAATTGACCAATTTCACGGATTTCGTGATAAATAGACCCTATGTATTCATCATATCGCTCTGCATATTTTCCACGTAGCAGATAGGCTGGGAATGAACAGTATGAACATTTTGTAGGGCAAAAAGCGATTCCGATATAAATTCCTATTGTTTCTTTGTCCAGATATGGCTCTTGACGTTTTACAATGTCTAGCAGAAGTTTTCTTTTTTCATTGCTTACAAGATATATTTTTTCCAATATTTCGTTAATTTCATTATAAGATAATCCCATCTTTAAAAAACGCCCTACAATCTTTGTAGGACGTACTCCTATTAAAATACCCCATTTATATTCATTTTTTTTATCAAAAAGTTTCATTAAGGAACTTTTTGCCATAACTTCTGCCTGATCAAAATATTCTTCATTGACTTTCTTATGTGAAAATGTTACTTCTTTTAAAATTTTTCCATTTTTATTATCAATTAATGCTGTATTTACAGTAATTGTTTCTGTATTATCCCTTTCTGAATCTTTTAGTTTTCCACAATCATTGTCAAAGTTTTCCACATCTTGATTTTTTCTAAAATTAACACTAATTTCCACATCATTTTCACTATTTTCAAAAAGAATATCATAGTGCTTAGGTAAAAGCACACGCATAAATTCCTCAAGTTTGTTCTGATTAATCTCAATATTCGCTCTTATCATCTATTTTATAACTCCCATAAAGTATAATAACAGCACAACTATCCCAAGAACAATCCGATAATATCCAAATATCTTGAAATCGTGCTTTTTAATGTAATTCATAAATACTTTTATCACAGCATACGCAAATACAAACGACAGCACAAAACCTAATGCAATTAAAAACCATTCATATCCGCTTAAAGCTGTACCAAGTTTCACTAGTTTCAAAAGTGTCGCCCCAAGCATTGTCGGAATCGCAAGAAAAAATGAAAATTCCGTTGCTAAAACTCTATTTAATCCAAGCAAAACTCCACCAATAATTGTAGCAGCCGATCTCGAAGTTCCAGGAATCATCGCAAGACATTGAAACAGCCCTACTCCAATTGCAGTTTTTACTGACATCTGAGTAATTGAAGTAATTCCGCCTTTCTTTTTCTCCCTAGATTCAAGCCAAATAAGTATAACTCCATAAATAACCAGCATTATTGCCACAACTACCGAATTAAACAGCACTTTATCAATAATATCGTCAAACAAAAGTCCCAGCACAACTGCAGGAAGCACTGCAATTACTATTTTTATCCACATCTGAATAATATCAGCCCTCTGACTCTTGCTAAGCCCTTTTGCAAATGGAACAATTCTTTTCCAATAATATACAACTACCGATAAAATCGCCCCCAGCTGTATAATTATCTTAAATGCATTGGCAAACTCCTCATTTTGTGAAAGCTGCAAAAACTGATCCACAATAATCATATGCCCTGTGCTGCTGACAGGTATAAATTCTGTAAGCCCTTCCACAAGGCTTAAAATAAATACTTTAATAATATCTGCAAACATAATATTTTCCTTTCTTTTTATTAAACCTATTTTTTAAATTATCATTTATTATATCACATATTTTTTACTTTATTAATAGTCATAAAATTTTCTTGTTTATTTATTTTAAATGTGATATTCTAAAATCATAACTACTTAAAGAGGAAAGATAAATGAAAAAAAATAAAATTCTTTATACAATAAATTATGATAAAATTGTAAATTTTAAAGAAAGGGTTACCCGATTTACAGTCAGATTTGAATTTAAAAGCAACTGTAAAAATGAAGACTATTCTGGGGAAGATTTTGCACATCTGCATGATACAGGCAGGCTAACAGAATTATTGATTGACAGGGCTGAACTGCTTATAAAAAAGGCTAATAATGAGAATCGAAAAACTAGATGGGATGTTATCGCAGTAAAGGTTCATGGAGAAATTATACTTATTAATACAGCCTTTCATCGCTATATTACAGAATCTATATTTAACAATGCACAAATTTCCCCATTTGGAAAGCTTTTGTATATAAAGCCCGAAATTAAGCATAATAACAGCAAGCTGGATTTTTATCTGGAAACTGAAAAGGATAAAATTTATGTCGAAGTAAAAGGCTGTACTTTGGTAAATGTAAAAACTGCTCAATTTCCTGGCTCTCCTTCTGTGCGTGCCTTAAAACATCTGAAGGAACTCATAGAACTTAAAAAAGAGGGATTTAGGACGGCTGTCTTTATTTTAATTTTTAGAAAATCAGAAATTTTTGCACCTGAACATATCATCGATAGTGACTTCTCAGAAACTTTTTACGAAGCGATAAAAAATGGAGTGGAAATTTATCCAATGCTTTTGGAATATAAAGAAGATGGGAAGGTGTGTTTTGTAAAAAATATAGAAGTGGCAGAAAAACTGTTTTAATATTCAAATAAAAAAAATCATAACATAGTTAAAAATATTTAAATCAACAAAAAATCGGAATTAATCAATATTTTGAATATATTCCGATTTATTTTTTTATACTTACATTTTATTCAACTTTTCTTTTGCCTCTTCTACAATATATAACTTATTCCCATTTTTGATAACTTCTTCATATAATTTTCTTGCTTCTTCTATCTCTCCTGCTTTTGACTTATGATTTGCCAATAAATGTTTAATTACTAAAACCTGACGTTTAACACTTAATTTTTTTAATGTTTCTGATAAAATTTCTATCATTTTTGTGGTATCATTTTCATAAAATAAAATTCCATTTAAGAATTCAATCATAGCATTTGTTTCATCAAGTCCTTTTTTAGTTTTAAATTTCTCCATCATTTTTAAAACTTTTTCTTTGTAAATCACTATTGCCTCTTCTTTTCTTTCGAGTCCATGCAATAACAGCGCTTCGTTATAGTAATACAGGATTTTATCCTGTTCCCTGAATAATGATTTTTTAGATAAATCTATATCTTTTAAATTTTGATACGCTTCTTCTACTTTTCCTAGTGAAGAATATCCAGCACAAAGATTCAGTTTCATATAATTTCTATACCGTCTATTTTTATTTCTGTCATATTCATTTTGCGTAATTTCTATAAATTTTTCAGGATCAAGTTCTTCATTTAATATATTCATATATTTTTGATAAAAGTACATATACATTCTTTTGTCTATTTTCAGAAATTCAAATACCAAGATTAATGAAATAATCAATAAATAGTTAAAAATTGAGTGTTGCATTCGTAACCACAAAATAAATACAATTAATAATACAAATATTGTAACAGAAAAATTTATTAATATAAACTTTTTTCTCAGTGTCATTTTTCTCCTTTCACAAAAACCGAAATCAAACTTATAACTTTTAAATCAACTTTGGCTTTATTTTCAATAGGATTCTGATTTTCTACTTTCATTCTTTAGTAATTATTTTTTCTCAGAAAACATAAAATCAAATTCTTCATAATACAAATCTTTTGGTTTTCCATTTATTATTTCCTCATTAATACTTCTTAAAGAAATCTTATAAT
Coding sequences within it:
- a CDS encoding 2'-5' RNA ligase family protein; this encodes MKKLFFSIFLMFCLNIFSNVNYNVFVIMDNNATRNVENISKGLKEAGIESLYSKGYAVHLTLYLTEYKPEALKTIKDTVNKIANQTKSFDIEFYRLRKTGGNWFMLDAQNNETIQQLADEITVSLNKSRAKDAQVPDWAKSIPEKVKSFNLYGSPNVFTNFDPHITLLTPEDSAKIDAFTSKYDFKPFKSKVIGIGIAQVDDLGQAKNIIYSVKFKK
- a CDS encoding thioredoxin family protein; the protein is MKKLENYEQILNKIKEEKYFLLYVSMNNCSVCHSDMPKVEKIVNEKNFTAYHIEASEIPKAVGQLSLFSVPVVILFYEGREIHRQAKIIDFDELNYRIEQISENK
- the pflA gene encoding pyruvate formate-lyase-activating protein; translation: MKGYIHSFESFGTKDGPGIRFVLFLQGCPLRCLYCHNVDTWEIKDKKMVMTAQEVMKEILKVKGFIKTGGVTVSGGEPLMQPEFLMELFKLCRENGIQTALDTSGYIFSDKAKQVLELVDMVLLDIKHINPEKYKILTSVELDNTLKFAKYLNEINKPTWLRYVLVPGYSDDENDLHEWAKFTSQLTNVERVDVLPFHQMGQYKWEKVGKEYKLKDTPTPTRELVEKAEEIFKSYGLKLLGK
- the pflB gene encoding formate C-acetyltransferase, with product MNAWRGFKEGNWKDNIDVTEFIRLNYTEYLGDDSFLEGPTEATTELWKSLSEKFKVEREKGIYDAETKIPSQIDAYGAGYINKDLEQIVGLQTDAPLKRAIFPNGGLRMVKNSLEAFGYELDPQTEEIFTKYRKTHNDGVFSAYTDQIRKARKTGIITGLPDAYGRGRIIGDYRRVVLYGVDRLIADRQNQLKNMDPAEMTEDVIRLREEIFEQIKALHALKRMAEAYGFDISQPATNGKEAVQWLYFAYLAATKDQNGAAMSIGRTSTFLDIFLERDLQEGTLTEKEAQEIMDHFVMKLRIIRFLRTPEYDALFSGDPVWVTESIGGIGEDGRSLVTKNSFRILHTLYNMGTSPEPNLTVLWSEQLPETWKKFCAKVSIDTSSVQYENDDIMRPQFGNDYGIACCVSPMTIGHQMQFFGARVNLPKALLYAINGGKDEKLKIQVTPEGQFEPIKSEYLEFDEVWEKLDKVLDWLASTYVKSLNIIHYMHDKYSYEALEMALHDVHIRRTEAFGIAGLSIIADSLAAIKYGKVKVVRDEEGDAVDYINEKDYVPFGNNDDATDQFAVDITRRFMNKLRTHKMYRDATPTQSVLTITSNVVYGKKTGNTPDGRRAGAPFGPGANPMHGRDTRGAVASLASVAKIPFEDANDGISYTFAITPETLGKNSNEKQTNLVGLMDGYFNQTGHHLNVNVFGRELLEDAMEHPENYPQLTIRVSGYAVNFVKLTKEQQLDVINRTISSKM
- a CDS encoding coproporphyrinogen III oxidase, with translation MIRANIEINQNKLEEFMRVLLPKHYDILFENSENDVEISVNFRKNQDVENFDNDCGKLKDSERDNTETITVNTALIDNKNGKILKEVTFSHKKVNEEYFDQAEVMAKSSLMKLFDKKNEYKWGILIGVRPTKIVGRFLKMGLSYNEINEILEKIYLVSNEKRKLLLDIVKRQEPYLDKETIGIYIGIAFCPTKCSYCSFPAYLLRGKYAERYDEYIGSIYHEIREIGQLTQELGLKINTIYIGGGTPSILTAKEIDKLLKTVKENYNLDYLKEFTFEAGRIDTLDEEKLAIIKSYGINKISINPQSFNEKTLKLVNRYHDREQFDNVYKFAKNFGLEINMDLILGLPRETTEDILYTMEEISKYDMENLTIHNLAIKNSSRLNKENYAHEDILNYEKIYEKIENITQNKGLFPYYMYRQKNSFQWGENLGYSLNGSESIYNIEMIEENKTIIGIGAGAITKLIWFDKEKNRDNIKRLVNPKDPLVWMNELEDRLEHKKSEIQKLFEK
- a CDS encoding undecaprenyl-diphosphate phosphatase, translating into MFADIIKVFILSLVEGLTEFIPVSSTGHMIIVDQFLQLSQNEEFANAFKIIIQLGAILSVVVYYWKRIVPFAKGLSKSQRADIIQMWIKIVIAVLPAVVLGLLFDDIIDKVLFNSVVVAIMLVIYGVILIWLESREKKKGGITSITQMSVKTAIGVGLFQCLAMIPGTSRSAATIIGGVLLGLNRVLATEFSFFLAIPTMLGATLLKLVKLGTALSGYEWFLIALGFVLSFVFAYAVIKVFMNYIKKHDFKIFGYYRIVLGIVVLLLYFMGVIK
- the sfsA gene encoding DNA/RNA nuclease SfsA, whose product is MKKNKILYTINYDKIVNFKERVTRFTVRFEFKSNCKNEDYSGEDFAHLHDTGRLTELLIDRAELLIKKANNENRKTRWDVIAVKVHGEIILINTAFHRYITESIFNNAQISPFGKLLYIKPEIKHNNSKLDFYLETEKDKIYVEVKGCTLVNVKTAQFPGSPSVRALKHLKELIELKKEGFRTAVFILIFRKSEIFAPEHIIDSDFSETFYEAIKNGVEIYPMLLEYKEDGKVCFVKNIEVAEKLF